In the Micromonospora narathiwatensis genome, one interval contains:
- a CDS encoding aminotransferase class I/II-fold pyridoxal phosphate-dependent enzyme: MAAHYQIVGSSSAAISASVETGIRTGALAPGDTLPAVRALATELAVSPATVARAYQELRQRGLVVTAGRHGTRVRPRPPVATRRAGLMPPPLPGARDLSGGQPDSRLLPPLGPHLAALAAEVGPPGGYAATAVLPELADAARQRLAADGVPAGEITVTGGALDGIERLLAAHLRPGDPVAVEDPGWANLLDLVAALGLRAVGVPVDDDGPTAPGVRAALAAGARALVVTSRAQNPTGAAVSAGRAEELRTLLAGRPDLLLIEDDHAAELARVPLHPLAGATPNWAFVRSVSKPYGPDLRLAVLAGDEATVARVAGRARVGAGWVSTVLQRLVLALWRDPATADLVRRAAESYERRRSGLVDALAARGLTAHGRTGINVWVPVPDETVVVTALRDAGWSVAPGALNRIAADPGVRVTVSSLDEADLASFADAVTRAVRPVAPAAYTA, translated from the coding sequence GCAGCACATTATCAGATCGTCGGCTCGTCCTCGGCCGCCATTTCGGCCAGCGTGGAAACCGGCATCCGCACCGGCGCCCTCGCCCCCGGCGACACGCTGCCGGCCGTCCGCGCCCTCGCCACCGAGCTGGCCGTCAGCCCGGCCACCGTGGCCAGGGCGTACCAGGAACTGCGCCAGCGCGGCCTGGTCGTCACCGCCGGCCGGCACGGCACCCGGGTCCGGCCGCGCCCCCCGGTGGCCACCCGCCGCGCCGGGCTGATGCCGCCCCCGCTGCCCGGCGCCCGCGACCTCTCCGGCGGGCAGCCCGACAGCCGGCTGCTGCCGCCGCTCGGCCCGCACCTGGCCGCGCTCGCCGCCGAGGTCGGCCCGCCCGGCGGGTACGCGGCCACCGCCGTCCTGCCCGAACTGGCCGACGCGGCGCGGCAGCGGCTCGCCGCCGACGGCGTGCCGGCCGGCGAGATCACCGTCACCGGGGGCGCGCTGGACGGCATCGAGCGCCTGCTCGCCGCCCACCTGCGGCCCGGCGACCCGGTCGCGGTCGAGGACCCCGGCTGGGCCAACCTGCTCGACCTGGTCGCCGCGCTCGGGCTGCGCGCCGTCGGGGTGCCGGTCGACGACGACGGCCCCACCGCGCCGGGCGTCCGGGCCGCCCTCGCCGCCGGGGCCCGCGCGCTGGTCGTCACCAGCCGCGCCCAGAACCCGACCGGCGCCGCCGTCTCCGCCGGCCGGGCCGAGGAGCTGCGTACGCTGCTCGCCGGCCGGCCCGACCTGCTGCTGATCGAGGACGACCACGCCGCCGAGCTGGCCCGCGTACCCCTGCACCCGCTGGCCGGGGCGACTCCGAACTGGGCCTTCGTCCGGTCGGTGAGCAAGCCGTACGGCCCGGACCTGCGCCTCGCCGTGCTCGCCGGCGACGAGGCCACCGTGGCCCGGGTGGCCGGCCGCGCCCGGGTCGGCGCCGGCTGGGTCTCCACGGTGTTGCAGCGCCTGGTCCTGGCGCTCTGGCGTGACCCGGCCACCGCTGATCTGGTACGCCGGGCGGCCGAGAGCTACGAGCGGCGGCGTTCCGGACTGGTCGACGCGCTGGCCGCCCGAGGGCTGACCGCCCACGGCCGGACCGGGATCAACGTCTGGGTGCCCGTGCCGGACGAGACGGTGGTGGTCACCGCGCTGCGCGACGCCGGCTGGTCGGTCGCCCCCGGCGCGCTGAACCGGATCGCCGCCGACCCTGGCGTGCGCGTCACCGTCAGCTCCCTCGACGAGGCCGACCTGGCGTCGTTCGCCGACGCGGTGACCCGGGCCGTCCGTCCCGTGGCACCCGCCGCCTACACCGCCTGA
- a CDS encoding UdgX family uracil-DNA binding protein (This protein belongs to the uracil DNA glycosylase superfamily, members of which act in excision repair of DNA. However, it belongs more specifically to UdgX branch, whose founding member was found to bind uracil in DNA (where it does not belong), without cleaving it, appears to promote DNA repair by a pathway involving RecA, rather than base excision.) encodes MAETESAPGAQEFIPPQADTIDQLRAAATGCRGCELYRDASQTVFGRGDESARVVFVGEQPGDMEDQKGLPFVGPAGRVLRRAVDDAGIEPGHIYLTNAVKHFRFELRGKRRIHQTPDRVHITACRPWLVAEFARLRPEVVVVLGATAAKALLGPTFRVTRQRGELLPWPAAAQRPEDFIRVPVDNTGKVADAPAARLLATIHPSAVLRADNQDVAYDGLVADLKVAARALR; translated from the coding sequence ATGGCCGAGACCGAGAGCGCGCCCGGCGCCCAGGAGTTCATCCCGCCGCAGGCGGACACCATCGACCAGCTACGCGCCGCCGCGACCGGCTGCCGGGGCTGCGAGCTCTACCGGGACGCCTCGCAGACCGTCTTCGGTCGAGGCGACGAGAGCGCCCGGGTGGTCTTCGTCGGCGAGCAGCCCGGCGACATGGAGGACCAGAAGGGGTTGCCCTTCGTCGGCCCGGCCGGCCGGGTGCTGCGCCGGGCGGTGGACGACGCCGGCATCGAACCCGGCCACATCTATCTCACCAACGCGGTCAAGCACTTCCGCTTCGAGCTGCGCGGGAAGCGGCGGATCCACCAGACGCCGGACCGGGTGCACATCACCGCATGCCGGCCCTGGCTGGTCGCCGAGTTCGCCCGGCTCCGCCCGGAGGTCGTGGTGGTGCTCGGAGCCACCGCCGCCAAGGCCCTGCTCGGCCCGACGTTCCGGGTGACGAGGCAGCGCGGGGAACTGCTGCCCTGGCCCGCGGCCGCCCAGCGCCCCGAGGACTTCATCCGGGTGCCGGTGGACAACACCGGCAAGGTGGCCGACGCCCCCGCAGCCCGACTGCTGGCCACCATCCACCCGTCCGCGGTGCTGCGCGCCGACAACCAGGACGTCGCGTACGACGGCCTCGTCGCCGACCTGAAGGTGGCCGCCCGCGCCCTGCGGTAG
- a CDS encoding ABC transporter permease, with amino-acid sequence MTLSRSARWLLRGAMALGLAFIYLPLAVVLVNSFNADRTFAWPPPRWTTEWWARAWDNAGAREALWTSVKAGLGATVIALVLGSLVAFAVQRHRFFGRGTVSLLVVLPIALPGIVTGIALDSAFRSVLAPLGVGKGLFSVIVGHATFCVVVVYNNVLARLRRLGGNLQEASADLGADGLQTFRWVTFPVLRSALLAGALLAFGLSFDEIIVTTFTAGPGVQTLPIWIFSNLFRPNQAPVINVVAAVLIVASVVPIYLAQRISDTATGGRL; translated from the coding sequence GTGACGCTCTCCCGGTCGGCGCGCTGGCTGCTGCGCGGCGCGATGGCGCTCGGCCTGGCCTTCATCTACCTGCCGCTGGCCGTCGTGCTGGTCAACTCGTTCAACGCCGACCGCACCTTCGCCTGGCCGCCGCCGCGCTGGACCACCGAGTGGTGGGCGCGCGCGTGGGACAACGCCGGTGCGCGGGAGGCGCTGTGGACGTCGGTCAAGGCGGGGCTGGGCGCCACGGTCATCGCGCTGGTGCTCGGCTCGCTGGTCGCCTTCGCCGTGCAGCGCCACCGGTTCTTCGGCCGGGGGACGGTGTCGCTGCTGGTGGTGCTGCCGATCGCGCTGCCCGGCATCGTCACCGGCATCGCGCTGGACAGCGCGTTCCGCTCGGTGCTGGCGCCGCTCGGCGTCGGCAAGGGGCTCTTCTCGGTGATCGTCGGGCACGCGACGTTCTGTGTCGTGGTGGTCTACAACAACGTGCTGGCCCGGCTGCGCCGGCTCGGCGGCAACCTCCAGGAGGCGTCGGCCGACCTGGGCGCCGACGGGTTGCAGACCTTCCGGTGGGTCACCTTCCCGGTGCTCCGCTCGGCGCTGCTGGCCGGTGCGCTGCTGGCGTTCGGGCTCTCCTTCGACGAGATCATCGTCACCACGTTCACGGCCGGGCCGGGCGTGCAGACGCTCCCGATCTGGATCTTCAGCAACCTGTTCCGGCCGAACCAGGCACCGGTCATCAACGTGGTGGCGGCCGTGCTGATCGTCGCCTCGGTGGTGCCCATCTACCTCGCTCAGCGGATCTCGGACACGGCCACCGGCGGTCGCCTCTGA
- a CDS encoding ABC transporter permease, whose amino-acid sequence MATSTLDRPTGAAPAEVARGPVRRLSAWLHRHAGVRLAALLVAPLFWLVVAYLGALAVLFVSALWTVNGFTGEVVRQPTLANFRTILSDEVYRTVALRSVGVAAAVTVIDTLIALPMAFYMAKVARPRHRRWLVVAILTPLWASYLVKAYAWRVLLANGGPVDWLFGGPGHGPGYGLTATVLVLAYLWLPYLILPVYAGLERLPDSLLEASADLGARAGRTFRKVVLPVIVPSVIAGSIFTFSLSLGDYITVQIVGGKTQLMGNLVYANIGAANNLPFAAALATIPVLIMVVYLVAVRRSGALEEL is encoded by the coding sequence GTGGCCACCTCCACGCTCGACCGGCCCACGGGCGCCGCCCCGGCGGAGGTCGCCCGCGGGCCGGTCCGCCGGCTCTCCGCCTGGCTGCACCGGCACGCCGGGGTACGCCTCGCCGCGCTGCTCGTCGCCCCGCTGTTCTGGCTCGTCGTGGCCTACCTGGGTGCGCTGGCCGTGCTGTTCGTCTCGGCACTGTGGACCGTCAACGGCTTCACCGGTGAGGTCGTCCGGCAGCCGACCCTGGCCAACTTCCGCACGATCCTCAGCGACGAGGTGTATCGGACGGTCGCGCTGCGCAGTGTGGGCGTGGCCGCGGCGGTGACCGTGATCGACACGCTCATCGCCCTGCCGATGGCCTTCTACATGGCGAAGGTGGCCCGGCCCCGGCACCGGCGCTGGCTGGTGGTCGCCATCCTCACCCCGCTCTGGGCCAGCTACCTGGTCAAGGCGTACGCCTGGCGGGTGCTGCTGGCCAACGGCGGGCCGGTGGACTGGCTGTTCGGCGGGCCGGGCCACGGCCCCGGGTACGGGCTGACCGCGACCGTGCTGGTGCTGGCCTACCTGTGGTTGCCCTACCTGATCCTGCCCGTCTACGCGGGCCTGGAGCGCCTGCCCGACTCGCTGCTGGAGGCGTCGGCGGACCTCGGGGCCCGGGCCGGCCGAACGTTCCGCAAGGTGGTGCTGCCGGTCATCGTCCCGTCGGTGATCGCCGGTTCGATCTTCACCTTCTCGCTCTCCCTGGGCGACTACATCACCGTCCAGATCGTCGGCGGCAAGACGCAGCTCATGGGCAACCTCGTCTACGCCAACATCGGGGCGGCGAACAACCTGCCGTTCGCGGCCGCGCTGGCCACCATCCCGGTTCTGATCATGGTCGTCTACCTGGTCGCCGTACGGCGGTCCGGGGCTCTGGAGGAGTTGTGA
- a CDS encoding ABC transporter substrate-binding protein — protein MRTGRTLTALAAVGLLALTGCGDGGTNAGGSGPGGIKPPKIDELASLGAGEGQVNIVAWAGYVEDGSTDPKVDWVTDFVKQTGCKVNVKVAGTSDEMVTLMKTGEYDVVSASGDASLRLIYGGDVAPVNTDLVTNYQDVFDGLKLKQWNSVDGVAYGIPHGRGANLLMYRTDAVKPAPTSWGAVFDANSPYRGKITAYDSPIYLADAALYLMKHQPELGIKNPYALDDKQFDAAVALLKKQNETIGEYWSDYTKEVQAFKTGDSVLGTTWQVIANLAQADKAPVEAILPEEGATGWSDTWMISAKSKHPNCAYRWMDHIISPKANAAVAEWFGEAPANRLACAQTADKKHCATFHAEDEAYFEKVWFWSTPVAQCLDGRTDVTCKDYAAWTQAWTTVKG, from the coding sequence ATGCGTACCGGTAGAACTCTGACCGCGCTCGCCGCGGTCGGCCTGCTCGCCCTGACCGGCTGCGGCGACGGCGGCACGAACGCCGGCGGTTCTGGCCCGGGCGGCATCAAGCCACCCAAAATCGACGAACTCGCGTCACTCGGTGCCGGCGAGGGGCAGGTCAACATCGTCGCCTGGGCCGGATACGTCGAGGACGGCTCCACCGACCCGAAGGTGGACTGGGTCACCGACTTCGTGAAGCAGACGGGCTGCAAGGTCAACGTCAAGGTCGCCGGCACCTCCGACGAGATGGTGACCCTGATGAAGACCGGCGAGTACGACGTGGTCTCCGCCTCGGGGGACGCGTCGCTGCGGCTGATCTACGGCGGGGACGTCGCGCCGGTCAACACCGACCTGGTCACCAACTACCAGGACGTCTTCGACGGGCTCAAGCTCAAGCAGTGGAACTCGGTGGACGGGGTGGCCTACGGCATCCCGCACGGGCGCGGCGCCAACCTGCTGATGTACCGCACCGACGCGGTCAAGCCGGCCCCGACGTCGTGGGGTGCGGTGTTCGACGCCAACTCGCCGTACCGGGGGAAGATCACCGCGTACGACTCGCCGATCTACCTCGCCGACGCGGCGCTCTACCTGATGAAGCACCAGCCGGAGCTGGGCATCAAGAACCCGTACGCGCTGGACGACAAGCAGTTCGACGCGGCCGTGGCCCTGCTGAAGAAGCAGAACGAGACGATCGGCGAGTACTGGTCGGACTACACCAAGGAGGTGCAGGCCTTCAAGACGGGCGACTCGGTGCTGGGCACCACCTGGCAGGTGATCGCCAACCTGGCCCAGGCGGACAAGGCCCCGGTCGAGGCGATCCTGCCCGAGGAGGGGGCGACCGGGTGGTCCGACACCTGGATGATCTCGGCGAAGTCGAAGCACCCCAACTGCGCGTACCGCTGGATGGACCACATCATCTCGCCGAAGGCCAACGCCGCGGTGGCGGAGTGGTTCGGTGAGGCGCCGGCCAACCGGCTGGCCTGCGCGCAGACGGCCGACAAGAAGCACTGCGCGACCTTCCACGCCGAGGACGAGGCGTACTTCGAGAAGGTCTGGTTCTGGAGCACCCCGGTGGCCCAGTGCCTGGACGGGCGCACGGACGTGACCTGCAAGGACTACGCGGCCTGGACCCAGGCCTGGACCACCGTCAAGGGCTGA
- a CDS encoding ABC transporter ATP-binding protein, giving the protein MSAGPATPALALRGLRKSFGPVEAVAGVDLEIADGEFFAMLGPSGSGKTTVLRMIAGFEPPTAGTVLLGGRDVTRLAPFERDVNTVFQDYALFPHLTVRQNVEYGLRVRKVGRAERRERADEALRDVRLDGLGDRRPAALSGGQRQRVALARALVIRPKVLLLDEPLGALDLKLREQMQVELKALQREVGITFVFVTHDQEEALTMSDRVAVFDNGRIAQVGTPAEVYERPATPFVAGFVGTSNLLSGDAARALLGRDGTFSIRPEKIRLVGPPTAPDRGAASETPEPELSPASAAETSATGRIAEVVYAGPTTRFVVDLDAGARLVVTQQNLTTSSADVAALRGAPVRLAWRTEHAVPVPDPVVPTPRDKESAHAYR; this is encoded by the coding sequence ATGTCTGCTGGGCCCGCTACCCCCGCGCTCGCCCTTCGCGGCCTGCGCAAGTCGTTCGGCCCGGTGGAGGCGGTGGCCGGCGTCGATCTGGAGATCGCCGACGGCGAGTTCTTCGCCATGCTCGGGCCGTCCGGCTCGGGAAAGACGACCGTGCTGCGCATGATCGCCGGGTTCGAGCCGCCGACCGCCGGCACGGTCCTGCTCGGCGGGCGCGACGTCACCCGGCTCGCCCCGTTCGAGCGGGACGTCAACACCGTCTTCCAGGACTACGCGCTGTTCCCGCACCTGACCGTGCGGCAGAACGTCGAGTACGGCCTGCGGGTACGCAAGGTGGGCCGCGCCGAACGCCGCGAGCGCGCGGACGAGGCGCTGCGCGACGTACGCCTCGACGGCCTGGGCGACCGCCGGCCGGCGGCGCTCTCCGGCGGGCAGCGCCAGCGGGTCGCCCTCGCCCGCGCCCTGGTCATCCGGCCGAAGGTGCTCCTGCTCGACGAGCCGCTCGGCGCGCTGGACCTGAAGCTGCGTGAGCAGATGCAGGTCGAGTTGAAGGCGCTCCAGCGGGAGGTGGGCATCACCTTCGTGTTCGTCACCCACGACCAGGAGGAGGCGCTCACCATGAGCGACCGGGTGGCGGTCTTCGACAACGGACGGATCGCTCAGGTGGGCACCCCCGCCGAGGTCTACGAGCGGCCCGCCACCCCGTTCGTCGCCGGCTTCGTCGGCACGTCCAACCTGCTCAGCGGCGACGCGGCGCGGGCACTGCTCGGCCGGGACGGCACCTTCTCGATCCGGCCGGAGAAGATCCGCCTCGTGGGCCCGCCGACGGCTCCGGATCGTGGCGCGGCGTCAGAAACGCCCGAGCCGGAGTTGTCGCCCGCGAGCGCGGCGGAGACCTCGGCCACCGGTCGGATCGCCGAGGTCGTCTACGCCGGGCCGACCACCCGGTTCGTCGTCGACCTCGACGCCGGTGCCCGGCTGGTCGTGACGCAGCAGAACCTCACCACCTCCTCGGCCGACGTGGCGGCGCTGCGCGGCGCCCCGGTCCGCCTCGCCTGGCGCACCGAGCACGCCGTACCCGTACCCGACCCCGTGGTGCCGACCCCCCGTGACAAGGAGAGCGCACATGCGTACCGGTAG
- a CDS encoding acyl-CoA dehydrogenase family protein translates to MEQHLYDPVHEEFRDLCRAFLAREAVPHHERWEADGIVDRAVWRGAGAAGLLGMDVDEAYGGGGQRDFRFNAVLDEEIVAAGCSGLGFGLHNDVVAPYLTELTTGDQRKRWLPGFCSGDLVTAIAMSEPGAGSDLAGIRTGAVRDGDSYVLNGQKTFITNGELADLVVVVAKTAPDRGAHGVSLIAVETGTPGFSRGRRLAKVGLKANDTAELFFDDCRVPAENLIGTENHGFYHLMANLPRERLGIAVVAVAAAERLLALTLDHVRSREAFGRPIGSFQHNRFLLAELDTEVTIARTFVNHCVAEFNAGRLSVTDAAKAKWWTTELQNRVADRCLQLHGGYGFMLEYPVARAWLDGRVQTIYGGTTEIMKEIIGRGLGL, encoded by the coding sequence ATGGAGCAGCATCTCTACGATCCGGTGCACGAAGAGTTCCGCGACCTGTGCCGCGCGTTCCTGGCCCGGGAGGCGGTGCCGCACCACGAGCGCTGGGAGGCCGACGGGATCGTCGACCGGGCGGTGTGGCGCGGGGCCGGCGCGGCCGGGCTGCTGGGCATGGACGTCGACGAGGCGTACGGCGGCGGCGGGCAGCGCGACTTCCGGTTCAACGCGGTGCTCGACGAGGAGATCGTCGCGGCGGGCTGCTCCGGTCTCGGGTTCGGCCTGCACAACGACGTGGTGGCCCCGTACCTCACCGAGCTGACCACCGGCGACCAGCGCAAGCGCTGGCTGCCGGGCTTCTGTTCCGGCGACCTGGTCACCGCCATCGCGATGAGCGAGCCGGGGGCCGGCTCCGACCTGGCGGGGATCCGTACCGGCGCGGTCCGCGACGGCGACTCGTACGTCCTCAACGGGCAGAAGACGTTCATCACCAACGGGGAACTGGCCGACCTCGTGGTGGTGGTCGCCAAGACGGCGCCGGACCGGGGCGCGCACGGGGTGAGCCTGATCGCGGTGGAGACCGGCACCCCCGGATTCAGCCGCGGCAGGCGGCTGGCCAAGGTCGGCCTGAAGGCCAACGACACCGCCGAGCTGTTCTTCGACGACTGCCGGGTGCCGGCGGAGAACCTGATCGGCACCGAGAACCACGGGTTCTACCACCTGATGGCCAACCTGCCCCGGGAGCGGCTGGGCATCGCCGTCGTGGCGGTGGCGGCGGCGGAGCGGCTGCTGGCCCTGACCCTCGACCACGTCCGCTCCCGGGAGGCGTTCGGTCGGCCGATCGGGTCGTTCCAGCACAACCGCTTCCTCCTGGCCGAGCTGGACACCGAGGTCACCATCGCGCGGACCTTCGTCAACCACTGCGTCGCCGAGTTCAACGCCGGCCGGCTCTCGGTGACCGACGCGGCGAAGGCCAAGTGGTGGACCACCGAACTCCAGAACCGGGTCGCCGACCGTTGCCTCCAGCTGCACGGCGGCTACGGCTTCATGCTGGAGTACCCGGTGGCGCGGGCCTGGCTGGACGGCCGGGTGCAGACCATCTACGGCGGCACCACCGAGATCATGAAGGAGATCATCGGCCGCGGGCTCGGCCTGTAG
- a CDS encoding MFS transporter, with product MATDLTAPALTRPEVAPIQRRTLRLLFVTQIIGGIGVTIGVAVGALLAARIAGTAVAGLAQSAAVVGGALLAVPVTRIMTGHGRRPGLVVAYLVGAAGGVLVVLAAVTRQVPLLFLGMLLFGGGSAANLQARYTAVDLAEPARRGRQLSLIVWATTIGAVAAPNFAALADHTTGGWGLPPLAGPFAFSAAAFVLASVVLLILLRPDPLLTARRLAAAEPVAAPAEAPAPRGPGMRGAWQVVRERPAARLGIAAVAVGHLVMVAVMSMTPVRLGEFHHDADVLRVVGVVLSLHIAGMYALAPVVGWLTDRLGRRPVILGGIGVLLAACAIAGTAGHHTPGLSVGLTLLGLGWSGTMVAGSTLLSESVPTAVRPTVQGLSDLIMGLAGAGAAALSGFVMRVAGYPTLTLLAAVAVVPLVALALRPAPTAPDEED from the coding sequence ATGGCCACCGACCTGACCGCCCCGGCGCTGACCCGGCCCGAGGTCGCCCCGATCCAGCGCCGGACGCTGCGGCTGCTCTTCGTCACCCAGATCATCGGCGGGATCGGCGTCACCATCGGCGTCGCCGTGGGCGCGCTGCTCGCCGCCCGGATCGCCGGCACCGCCGTGGCCGGTCTGGCGCAGAGCGCCGCCGTGGTCGGTGGGGCGTTGCTCGCCGTCCCGGTCACCCGGATCATGACCGGGCACGGCCGTCGGCCGGGCCTGGTGGTGGCGTACCTGGTCGGGGCGGCCGGGGGTGTGCTTGTGGTGCTCGCCGCGGTCACCCGTCAGGTGCCGTTGCTTTTCCTCGGCATGCTGCTCTTCGGTGGCGGCAGCGCGGCGAATCTCCAGGCCCGCTACACGGCGGTGGACCTGGCCGAACCGGCCCGGCGGGGGCGCCAGCTCTCGCTGATCGTCTGGGCCACCACCATCGGCGCGGTGGCCGCCCCGAACTTCGCCGCGCTCGCCGACCACACCACCGGCGGCTGGGGGCTGCCTCCGCTGGCCGGCCCGTTCGCCTTCAGCGCCGCCGCGTTCGTGCTGGCCTCGGTCGTACTGCTGATCCTGCTGCGGCCGGACCCGTTGCTCACCGCCCGCCGGCTGGCGGCGGCCGAGCCGGTCGCGGCCCCGGCCGAGGCCCCCGCGCCGCGCGGCCCGGGGATGCGCGGGGCCTGGCAGGTGGTACGCGAGCGCCCCGCCGCCCGGCTCGGCATCGCCGCGGTGGCGGTCGGCCACCTGGTCATGGTCGCGGTGATGTCGATGACCCCGGTACGCCTCGGCGAGTTCCACCACGACGCCGACGTGCTGCGGGTGGTCGGTGTCGTGCTGAGTCTGCACATCGCCGGCATGTACGCGCTCGCCCCGGTGGTGGGCTGGCTCACCGACCGGCTCGGCCGGCGGCCGGTGATCCTCGGTGGGATCGGGGTGCTGCTGGCCGCCTGCGCGATCGCCGGCACCGCCGGACATCACACGCCGGGGCTCTCGGTGGGTCTGACGCTGCTGGGGCTGGGCTGGTCGGGCACGATGGTGGCCGGTTCCACGCTGCTGTCGGAGTCGGTGCCGACCGCCGTCCGGCCGACGGTGCAGGGGCTCTCCGACCTGATCATGGGGCTGGCCGGCGCCGGTGCCGCGGCGCTCAGCGGGTTTGTCATGCGGGTGGCCGGTTATCCGACGCTCACCCTGCTGGCGGCCGTCGCGGTGGTGCCCCTGGTGGCGTTAGCGTTGCGTCCGGCGCCGACGGCGCCCGACGAGGAGGATTGA
- a CDS encoding DUF3046 domain-containing protein: MRLTDFWTRLEEAFGPGYAASIASDQVLSQLGGRTIEQALAAGEETHVVWRAVVAAYPDRVPARLR; this comes from the coding sequence GTGCGGCTGACCGATTTCTGGACCCGGCTGGAGGAGGCGTTCGGGCCGGGTTACGCGGCCAGTATCGCCAGCGACCAGGTGCTGTCCCAGCTCGGCGGGCGGACCATCGAACAGGCCCTCGCGGCGGGCGAGGAGACGCACGTGGTGTGGCGGGCGGTGGTCGCCGCGTATCCCGACCGGGTGCCCGCGCGGCTACGCTGA
- the recA gene encoding recombinase RecA: MAAGQDREKALDLALAQIDKQFGKGSVMRLGERPVIQTAVIPTSSIALDVALGVGGLPRGRVIEIYGPESSGKTTVALHAVANAQRAGGIAAFIDAEHALDPEYAKALGVDTDALLVSQPDTGEQALEIADMLVRSGALDIIVIDSVAALVPRAEIEGEMGDSHVGLQARLMSQALRKITGVLNNTGTTAIFINQLREKIGVMFGSPETTTGGRALKFYASVRLDVRRIESLKDGTEVVGNRTRVKVVKNKVAAPFKQAEFDIMYGKGISREGSLIDVGVEQAIIRKSGAWYTYDGDQLGQGKEKAREFLRENPDVAAEIEKKILEKLGVGVGVGDAAGGPELPPVDF; this comes from the coding sequence ATGGCGGCAGGGCAGGACCGGGAGAAGGCACTCGACCTTGCTCTCGCTCAGATCGACAAGCAGTTCGGCAAGGGTTCGGTGATGCGACTCGGGGAGCGGCCGGTCATCCAGACCGCCGTGATCCCGACCAGCTCGATCGCGCTCGACGTCGCGCTCGGCGTGGGCGGTCTGCCCCGCGGCCGGGTCATCGAGATCTACGGCCCGGAGTCCAGCGGTAAGACCACGGTCGCCCTGCACGCGGTGGCCAACGCCCAGCGGGCAGGTGGCATCGCCGCCTTCATCGACGCCGAGCACGCGCTCGACCCGGAGTACGCGAAGGCCCTCGGCGTCGACACCGACGCCCTGCTGGTCTCCCAGCCGGACACCGGCGAGCAGGCGCTGGAGATCGCCGACATGCTGGTCCGCTCGGGCGCGCTCGACATCATCGTGATCGACTCGGTCGCCGCCCTGGTGCCGCGCGCCGAGATCGAGGGCGAGATGGGCGACAGCCACGTGGGTCTCCAGGCCCGGCTGATGAGCCAGGCGCTCCGCAAGATCACCGGTGTGCTCAACAACACCGGCACCACGGCGATCTTCATCAACCAGCTCCGCGAGAAGATCGGCGTCATGTTCGGCTCGCCCGAGACGACGACGGGTGGTCGGGCGCTGAAGTTCTACGCCTCGGTCCGGCTCGACGTGCGCCGCATCGAGAGCCTCAAGGACGGCACCGAGGTGGTCGGTAACCGCACCCGGGTCAAGGTCGTGAAGAACAAGGTCGCCGCGCCGTTCAAGCAGGCCGAGTTCGACATCATGTACGGCAAGGGCATCTCCCGCGAGGGCTCGCTGATCGACGTCGGCGTGGAGCAGGCGATCATCCGCAAGTCCGGCGCCTGGTACACCTACGACGGCGACCAGCTCGGCCAGGGCAAGGAGAAGGCCCGCGAGTTCCTCCGGGAGAACCCGGACGTGGCCGCCGAGATCGAGAAGAAGATCCTGGAGAAGCTCGGCGTCGGGGTCGGCGTGGGCGACGCCGCCGGTGGCCCGGAGCTGCCGCCGGTCGACTTCTGA